In a genomic window of Styela clava chromosome 7, kaStyClav1.hap1.2, whole genome shotgun sequence:
- the LOC144425268 gene encoding T-box transcription factor TBX6-like, whose amino-acid sequence MFRFQQNHQNQWVQDLTSWGYGSNYTEQPESTLEATAPVNHPNNNMLQFQATNPPNLITNINARLCDEELWQKFSDVGTEMVLTKKGRRIFPGYRVKFSGLDPNALYNVMLDIVQIDSNRYRFQSGQWIVGGKGEISHIQNHYVHPISEVTGQKLMEEIVSFHKVKLTNNTANRSHDTIVLHSMHRYQIRVHLSRSDNQHNIQTFEFPQTTFITVTAYQNSELSQLKIKNNPYAKGFRADGKRKNKRTCSNEDEYFHNVLETKKVCKWDQQQELERSYIHYNSSFAVDNTDFCFRSQEHCPPNIYKNNTPTHQPLQMYFNSPNSIASQDYDHQTLYSGDSATINETQSPQSLERVDHIETLWKDNLLDELCNDNIVYYDDPGYVSASPAEFLDNDDVSKFLFGIES is encoded by the exons ATGTTTCGCTTTCAACAAAATCATCAAAACCAATGGGTGCAAGATCTTACTTCGTGGGGCTATGGTTCTAATTATACAGAGCAACCGGAATCGACATTGGAAGCCACAGCTCCAGTAAATCATCCCAATAATAATATGTTGCAATTCCAAGCAACAAACCCACCTAATTTAATAACCAACATTAATGCTCGTCTGTGCGACGAAGAACTTTGGCAAAAGTTTTCTGATGTTGGGACTGAAATGGTGTTGACAAAGAAAGGAAG GAGAATATTTCCAGGCTATCGAGTAAAGTTTTCAGGATTGGATCCAAATGCGCTTTACAACGTGATGCTTGACATCGTCCAGATTGATTCGAATCGATATAGGTTTCAG AGCGGGCAATGGATTGTCGGTGGAAAAGGAGAAATTTCCCATATACAAAACCACTACGTCCATCCAATTTCCGAAGTTACTGGACAAAAATTGATGGAAGAAATTGTGTCATTTCATAAAGTCAAGCTTACAAATAATACTGCAAATCGATCCCATGATACG attgtTCTCCACTCAATGCATCGGTATCAAATTCGTGTTCACCTCTCAAGATCAGACAATCAACATAATATTCAAACATTTGAATTTCCACAAACAACTTTCATCACTGTAACAGCTTATCAAAATTCCGAACTTTCtcaacttaaaataaaaaacaatccATATGCTAAAGGATTCCGTGCTGATGGAAAACGGAAAAATAAAAGAACGTGCTCAAATGAGGATGAATATTTCCATAACGTTTTAGAAACAAAGAAAGTATGCAAATGGGATCAACAACAAGAATTGGAACGTAGCTATATTCATTATAATTCATCTTTTGCAGTGGACAATACAGATTTCTGTTTTCGGTCGCAAGAACATTGCCCACCCAATATCTACAAAAACAATACTCCAACTCACCAGCCTTTACAAATGTATTTCAATTCTCCCAACTCAATTGCGTCACAGGATTATGATCACCAAACACTCTACTCTGGCGATTCTGCAACAATTAACGAAACACAATCTCCACAAAGTTTGGAAAGAGTCGACCACATCGAGACTTTGTGGAAAGACAACTTGTTAGATGAATTGTGTAATGACAATATTGTATATTATGACGATCCGGGATATGTTTCAGCATCTCCAGCTGAATTTTTAGATAATGATGATGTTTCGAAATTTCTGTTTGGAATCGAATCATga
- the LOC120328418 gene encoding uncharacterized protein LOC120328418 produces MFRFQQNHQNQWVQDLTSWSYSSIYTEQPESTLEATASVNHPNNNMLQFQATNPPNLITNINARLCDEELWQKFSDVGTEMVLTKKGRRIFPGYRVKFSGLDPIALYNVMLDIVQIDSNRYRFQSGQWIVGGKGEIPHIQNHYVHPISEVTGQKLMEEIVSFHKVKLTNTTANRSHDTIVLHSMHRYQIRVHLSRSDNQQSIQTFEFPQTTFITVTAYQNSELSQLKIKNNPYAKGFRADGKRKNKRTCSNEDEYFHNVLETKKVCKWNQQQELERSYNIHYNSSFAVDNTDFCFRSQEHCPLNIYKNNTPTHQPLQMYFNSPNSIASQDYDHQTLYSGDSATINETQSPQSLERVDHIETLWKDNLLDELCNDNIVYYDDPGYVSASPAEFLDNDDVSKFLFGIES; encoded by the exons ATGTTTCGCTTTCAACAAAATCATCAAAATCAATGGGTGCAAGATCTTACTTCGTGGAGCTATAGTTCTATTTATACAGAGCAACCTGAATCGACATTGGAAGCCACAGCTTCAGTAAATCATCCCAATAATAATATGTTGCAATTCCAAGCAACAAACCCACCTAATTTAATAACCAACATCAATGCTCGTCTATGCGACGAAGAACTTTGGCAAAAGTTTTCTGATGTTGGGACTGAAATGGTGTTGACAAAGAAAGGAAG GAGAATATTTCCAGGCTATCGAGTAAAGTTTTCAGGATTGGATCCAATTGCGCTTTACAACGTGATGCTTGACATCGTCCAGATTGATTCGAATCGATATAGGTTTCAG AGCGGGCAATGGATTGTCGGTGGAAAAGGAGAAATTCCCCATATACAAAACCACTACGTCCATCCAATTTCCGAAGTTACTGGACAAAAATTGATGGAAGAAATTGTATCATTTCATAAAGTCAAGCTTACAAATACTACTGCAAATCGATCCCATGATACG attgtTCTCCATTCAATGCATCGGTATCAAATTCGTGTTCACCTCTCAAGATCAGACAATCAACAAAGTATTCAAACATTTGAATTTCCACAAACAACTTTCATCACTGTAACAGCTTATCAAAATTCCGAACTTTCtcaacttaaaataaaaaacaatccATATGCTAAAGGATTCCGTGCTGATGGAAAACGGAAAAACAAAAGGACGTGCTCAAATGAGGATGAATATTTCCATAACGTTTTGGAAACAAAGAAAGTATGCAAATGGAATCAACAACAAGAATTGGAACGTAGCTACAATATTCATTATAATTCATCTTTTGCAGTGGACAATACAGATTTCTGTTTTCGATCGCAAGAACATTGCCCACTGAATATCTACAAAAACAATACTCCAACTCACCAGCCTTTACAAATGTATTTCAATTCTCCCAACTCAATTGCGTCGCAGGATTATGATCATCAAACACTCTACTCTGGCGATTCTGCAACAATTAACGAAACACAATCTCCACAAAGTTTGGAAAGAGTCGACCACATCGAGACTTTGTGGAAAGACAACTTGTTAGATGAATTGTGTAATGACAATATTGTATATTATGACGATCCGGGATATGTTTCAGCATCTCCAGCTGAATTTTTAGATAATGATGATGTTTCGAAATTTCTGTTTGGAATCGAATCATga
- the LOC144425200 gene encoding T-box transcription factor TBX20-like: MFRFQQNHQNQWMQDLTSWSYGSIYTEQPESTLEATASVNHPNNNMLQFQPTNPPNLITNINARLCDEELWQKFSDVGTEMVLTKKGRRIFPGYRVKFSGLDPNALYNVMLDIVQIDSNRYRFQSGRWIVGGKGEISHIQNHYVHPISEVTGQKLMEEIVLFHKVKLTNTTANRSHDTIVLHSMHRYQIRVHLSRSDNQQSIQTFEFPQTFFITVTAYQNSELSQLKIKNNPYAKGFRADGKRKNKRTCSNEDEYFHNVLETKKVCKWDQQKELERSYSIHYNSFFAVDNTDFCFRSQEHCPLNIDKNNIPTYQPLQMYFNSPNSIASRDYDHQTLYSGDSATINETQSPQSLERVDHIETLWKDNLLDELCNDNIVYYDDPGYVLASPAEFLDNDDVSKFLFGIES, encoded by the exons TACTTCGTGGAGCTATGGCTCTATTTATACAGAGCAACCTGAATCGACATTGGAAGCCACAGCTTCAGTAAATCATCCCAATAATAATATGTTGCAATTCCAACCAACAAACCCACCTAATTTAATAACCAACATTAATGCTCGTCTGTGCGACGAAGAACTTTGGCAAAAGTTTTCTGATGTTGGGACTGAAATGGTGTTGACAAAGAAAGGAAG GAGAATATTTCCAGGCTATCGAGTAAAGTTTTCAGGATTGGATCCAAATGCGCTTTACAACGTGATGCTTGACATTGTCCAGATTGATTCGAACCGATATAGGTTTCAG AGCGGGCGATGGATTGTCGGTGGAAAAGGAGAAATTTCCCATATACAAAACCACTACGTCCATCCAATTTCCGAAGTTACTGGACAAAAATTGATGGAAGAAATTGTATTATTTCATAAAGTCAAGCTTACAAATACTACTGCAAATCGATCCCATGATACG attgtTCTCCATTCAATGCATCGGTATCAAATTCGTGTTCACCTCTCAAGATCAGACAATCAACAAAGTATTCAAACATTTGAATTTCCACAAACATTTTTCATCACTGTAACAGCTTATCAAAATTCCGAACTTTCtcaacttaaaataaaaaacaatccATATGCTAAAGGATTCCGTGCTGATGGAAAACGGAAAAACAAAAGGACGTGCTCAAATGAGGATGAATATTTCCATAACGTTTTGGAAACAAAGAAAGTATGCAAATGGGATCAACAAAAAGAATTGGAACGTAGCTACAGTATtcattataattcattttttgcaGTGGACAATACAGATTTCTGTTTTCGGTCGCAAGAACATTGCCCACTCAATATCGACAAAAACAATATTCCAACTTACCAGCCTTTACAAATGTATTTCAATTCTCCCAACTCAATTGCGTCGCGGGATTATGATCATCAAACACTCTACTCTGGCGATTCTGCAACAATTAACGAAACACAATCTCCACAAAGTTTGGAAAGAGTCGACCACATCGAGACTTTGTGGAAAGACAACTTGTTAGATGAATTGTGTAATGACAATATTGTATATTATGACGATCCGGGATATGTTTTAGCATCTCCAGCTGAATTTTTAGATAATGATGATGTTTCGAAGTTTCTGTTTGGAATCGAATCATga